A single genomic interval of Brevundimonas diminuta harbors:
- a CDS encoding squalene/phytoene synthase family protein, with translation MTEPAEPLDQQVRTADLDRWLSSRLVADDRARADLITLYAFEAELMTIPTRVTQPLLAEMRYTWWAEQMDGVFAGVPRKGHPVLEALTDLVARHGLDRAPFDALIDAHIGRVREEPHDLDAFYVGPMQVATSVLAGQGHDAAVADAARVWGLTQTGRRQEAASLRSIANGALKRLPPAGFPAVAHAALTDPDQPEPLKRLRLLWAVLRGRI, from the coding sequence TTGACCGAGCCTGCGGAACCGCTCGACCAACAGGTCCGCACCGCCGACCTCGACCGCTGGCTGTCCAGCCGCCTGGTCGCGGATGACCGCGCCCGCGCTGACCTCATCACGCTCTACGCCTTCGAAGCCGAGCTGATGACCATCCCCACGCGCGTGACCCAGCCGCTGCTGGCCGAGATGCGCTACACCTGGTGGGCGGAACAGATGGACGGCGTCTTCGCCGGCGTGCCGCGCAAGGGCCATCCGGTGCTGGAGGCGCTGACCGATCTTGTAGCGCGCCACGGCCTAGACCGTGCGCCGTTCGACGCCTTAATCGACGCCCACATCGGCCGGGTGCGCGAAGAACCGCACGACCTCGACGCCTTCTACGTCGGCCCGATGCAGGTCGCAACGAGTGTGCTGGCAGGGCAGGGGCATGACGCCGCTGTGGCCGATGCGGCCCGCGTCTGGGGGCTGACGCAAACCGGCCGGCGCCAAGAGGCGGCGTCCCTGAGATCTATCGCGAATGGCGCGCTGAAACGCCTGCCGCCTGCCGGCTTCCCGGCCGTGGCTCACGCCGCCCTGACCGATCCAGACCAACCGGAACCGCTGAAGCGGCTGCGCCTGCTCTGGGCCGTGCTGCGCGGCCGGATCTGA
- the glf gene encoding UDP-galactopyranose mutase codes for MSRRYDWLIVGAGFTGAVVAERLARGLDQSVLVIDRRDHVGGNAHDRRDAGGRLIHPYGPHVFHTNSARIFAYLSQFTAWRPYAHRVQGQVDGRRVPLPFNLDSIETLFPAAIAERMTQALVQRFGFGARPSIHDLRQAGDDPDLRRLGDYVFDKVFAGYTAKQWDLPVEALDASVTARVPIAVSRDDRYFIDRYQAMPRDGYGALFERMLDHPNITVSLNTPMDQVGAGSWDRMVYCGALDDYFGRSVGALPYRSVRFDHQVVDVEDGLPVGTVNYPNDFDFTRITDFRHLTGEHGPTTATVTEYPMVYEAGVNDPYYPILTEASRALAGEYRAMAATLAGKVWFAGRLADFQYYNMDQAVGRALSLVEKSLAPAIARIAA; via the coding sequence ATGTCCCGGCGATATGACTGGCTGATCGTCGGTGCCGGTTTCACCGGGGCGGTGGTCGCCGAACGGCTGGCGCGCGGGCTGGACCAGAGCGTGCTGGTGATCGATCGGCGTGACCACGTCGGCGGCAATGCGCACGACCGGCGCGATGCGGGCGGGCGGCTGATCCATCCCTATGGTCCGCACGTGTTCCACACCAACAGCGCGCGCATCTTCGCCTATCTGAGCCAGTTTACGGCATGGCGGCCATACGCCCATCGGGTCCAGGGGCAGGTGGACGGACGACGGGTTCCGCTGCCGTTCAATCTGGATTCGATCGAAACGCTGTTTCCCGCCGCGATAGCCGAGCGGATGACGCAGGCCTTGGTCCAGCGGTTCGGTTTCGGGGCGCGGCCCAGCATCCATGACCTGCGACAGGCGGGGGACGATCCGGATCTGAGGCGGCTGGGGGACTATGTCTTCGACAAGGTGTTCGCTGGATACACCGCCAAACAGTGGGACCTGCCGGTCGAGGCGCTGGACGCCTCGGTCACCGCGCGGGTGCCGATCGCGGTCAGCCGGGACGATCGCTATTTCATCGACCGCTATCAGGCCATGCCGCGCGACGGCTATGGCGCGCTGTTTGAGCGGATGCTGGATCATCCGAACATCACAGTGTCGCTGAATACGCCGATGGATCAGGTGGGGGCGGGGTCGTGGGACCGGATGGTCTATTGCGGCGCGCTGGACGACTATTTCGGCCGGTCGGTCGGGGCCTTGCCCTATCGTAGCGTGCGGTTCGACCATCAGGTCGTGGATGTCGAGGATGGCCTGCCGGTCGGGACGGTCAACTATCCCAACGACTTCGACTTCACGCGCATCACCGATTTCCGCCACCTGACCGGCGAGCATGGGCCGACGACGGCGACGGTGACCGAATATCCGATGGTCTATGAGGCGGGCGTGAACGACCCCTATTATCCGATCCTGACGGAGGCGTCGCGCGCGTTGGCAGGGGAATATCGCGCGATGGCGGCGACGCTGGCGGGCAAGGTCTGGTTCGCCGGGCGGCTGGCCGATTTTCAGTATTACAACATGGACCAGGCGGTCGGGCGGGCGCTGAGTCTGGTCGAAAAGTCGTTGGCGCCGGCCATCGCCCGGATAGCGGCATGA
- a CDS encoding oligosaccharide flippase family protein, with product MSARGAADAGWVYGAHVARYVSPLLLYPVLTRRLGLEGFGVFASAIALALVVSVVVDYGQSLSGPRDIAGAVEGRGVLIGQALAMRGVLILPAAAVGVGLAAFNPVLEGASGVVAMAVVLGIGQGASLLWFFQGIRDPGLAAMLEVGFALAATGVVLAMPGLSVGGVLAVQAGGVWAGWVATGVLLLRRQTVQAPERGFVRRALIQGGPLFASRAVIVAYTGAGVLVVAALAGPTQAALYGAADRLVAASGSLMRPLAGLIAPRIAGLLGQDPAAAFRTARWTLVASTGAFLLLAAALTLTAPLLIRLLFGPGFAGAVEVLGLLAWVLPLVAVSQVLGLHLMNPLRMDGRFALIVALGCVATSGSSVMLAPGLGAAGMAGARIVGEAAVVVACLIGLRAHWSALFQTGGRRDVPAI from the coding sequence ATGTCGGCGCGGGGCGCGGCCGATGCGGGCTGGGTCTACGGCGCGCACGTCGCCCGCTATGTGTCGCCGCTGCTGCTCTATCCGGTTCTGACGCGACGACTGGGGCTGGAAGGGTTCGGGGTGTTCGCCTCGGCCATCGCCTTGGCCTTGGTCGTGTCGGTGGTCGTGGATTACGGGCAATCGCTGTCGGGGCCGCGTGACATCGCCGGAGCGGTCGAAGGGCGCGGCGTCCTGATCGGTCAGGCCCTGGCGATGCGCGGCGTGCTGATCCTGCCCGCCGCTGCGGTCGGCGTCGGTTTAGCGGCCTTCAATCCGGTTCTGGAAGGCGCGAGCGGCGTCGTGGCCATGGCGGTCGTGCTGGGCATCGGGCAGGGGGCCAGCCTGCTGTGGTTCTTTCAGGGCATTCGCGATCCCGGGTTGGCAGCGATGCTGGAGGTTGGCTTCGCCCTGGCCGCGACGGGCGTCGTTCTGGCGATGCCCGGCCTGAGCGTCGGCGGCGTGCTGGCCGTCCAGGCGGGCGGCGTCTGGGCCGGATGGGTCGCGACCGGCGTCCTGTTGCTGCGACGGCAGACGGTTCAGGCGCCGGAGCGGGGCTTTGTGAGGCGCGCCCTGATCCAGGGCGGTCCGCTGTTCGCCAGTCGGGCGGTCATCGTCGCCTATACGGGGGCCGGCGTTCTGGTCGTCGCGGCGCTGGCCGGGCCGACGCAGGCGGCGCTGTACGGGGCGGCGGACCGGTTGGTCGCGGCGTCCGGATCGCTGATGCGGCCGCTGGCGGGTCTGATTGCGCCCCGGATCGCCGGACTGCTGGGACAGGATCCGGCGGCGGCGTTTCGCACGGCGCGGTGGACGCTGGTCGCCTCGACGGGCGCGTTCTTGCTGCTGGCGGCGGCGCTGACGCTGACGGCGCCGCTGCTGATCCGTCTGTTGTTCGGGCCGGGGTTTGCGGGCGCCGTCGAGGTGCTGGGACTTCTGGCCTGGGTGCTGCCGCTGGTGGCCGTCAGCCAGGTGTTGGGGCTGCATCTGATGAATCCGCTGCGGATGGATGGACGGTTCGCGCTGATCGTGGCGCTGGGTTGTGTCGCGACGTCGGGGTCGTCGGTGATGTTGGCGCCCGGTCTTGGCGCGGCCGGCATGGCGGGCGCGCGGATCGTCGGCGAGGCGGCGGTGGTCGTGGCCTGTCTGATCGGGTTGAGGGCGCATTGGAGCGCGCTGTTCCAGACCGGCGGGAGGCGCGATGTCCCGGCGATATGA
- a CDS encoding DUF2177 family protein — MIKYVAAYLGAGLTFAAIDFVWLTTMTNRLYKPVIGPIMADKPDMKAAVAFYLISIAGTVFLAIAPALKEGNWTRAAINGAVLGFVAYATYDLTNQATLAVWQTRLTIIDLIWGTTLTMLSATGGYFAARWAEGRFG; from the coding sequence ATGATCAAATATGTCGCGGCCTATCTCGGGGCCGGCCTGACCTTTGCAGCCATCGATTTCGTCTGGCTGACCACCATGACGAACCGGCTGTACAAGCCCGTCATTGGGCCGATCATGGCCGACAAGCCGGACATGAAGGCGGCGGTCGCCTTCTATCTCATCTCCATCGCCGGGACCGTGTTCCTGGCGATCGCGCCGGCCCTGAAGGAAGGGAACTGGACGCGCGCGGCGATCAACGGGGCGGTGCTGGGCTTCGTCGCCTACGCCACCTACGACCTGACCAATCAGGCGACGTTGGCTGTGTGGCAGACCAGGCTGACGATCATCGACCTGATCTGGGGCACGACCCTGACGATGCTGTCGGCGACCGGCGGCTATTTCGCTGCGCGTTGGGCCGAGGGCCGTTTCGGCTAA
- a CDS encoding MFS transporter, with protein MTARSDATPARGASLLLLAAIVALALNLRPGMAAVGPLLDLIEGTTGMGSTAASLLTTLPVLMIGLGALSIRPLRRRLGERRGILLGALLIGGACLVRAVLTGATGLIASAVVVGVGVALIQALAPVVIKRGFPAQFGTVMALYTTGIMGGAAVAAATAAGLAETIGWAGTLALWSAPAFVAAVIWLAASRDPASEEPNRSAVVEATDPMLPFWRQGRAWRLILIMGLGTSAYTLMLAWLPPFYIDLGEPRATAGYLLSGMTAAEVTAGLLVSLTIGRFPDRRGPILTALVLALAGLAGLVVAPLSMAVPIVILLGLGIGAIFPLSLILAMDQIDDPARSGDLLAFVQGGGYIIASLSPLGAGLLRDHMADLTQAWVLMGVGVILLGAMTLGFRPGLPKLR; from the coding sequence ATGACCGCACGATCTGACGCCACGCCCGCGCGCGGCGCCTCTCTGCTGTTGCTGGCGGCCATCGTCGCCCTGGCGCTGAATCTGCGGCCGGGGATGGCGGCGGTGGGGCCGCTGCTGGATCTGATCGAGGGCACGACAGGCATGGGTTCGACCGCCGCCAGCCTGCTGACCACTCTGCCCGTGCTGATGATCGGTCTGGGCGCCCTGTCGATCCGGCCGCTGCGTCGGCGGTTGGGCGAGCGGCGCGGCATCTTGCTGGGCGCGCTGCTGATCGGCGGGGCCTGCCTGGTGCGGGCGGTGCTGACCGGCGCGACCGGTCTGATCGCCAGCGCCGTGGTCGTCGGGGTCGGTGTCGCCTTGATCCAGGCCTTGGCGCCGGTCGTCATCAAACGGGGCTTTCCGGCGCAGTTCGGCACGGTCATGGCGCTCTACACCACCGGCATCATGGGCGGCGCCGCCGTCGCGGCGGCCACGGCGGCCGGTCTGGCCGAGACGATCGGCTGGGCCGGGACGCTGGCCTTGTGGAGCGCGCCGGCCTTCGTCGCCGCTGTGATCTGGCTGGCGGCGTCACGCGATCCCGCGTCCGAAGAGCCGAACCGCAGCGCGGTTGTCGAGGCGACGGACCCGATGCTGCCCTTCTGGCGTCAGGGGCGGGCGTGGCGACTGATTCTGATCATGGGCCTGGGGACCTCGGCCTATACATTGATGCTGGCCTGGCTGCCGCCCTTCTACATCGACCTGGGCGAGCCGAGGGCCACGGCCGGCTATCTGCTCAGCGGTATGACGGCGGCGGAGGTGACGGCCGGCCTGCTGGTGTCGCTGACCATCGGGCGCTTCCCGGATCGACGCGGACCGATCCTGACGGCGCTTGTGCTCGCCCTGGCGGGTCTGGCCGGTCTCGTGGTCGCGCCCCTCAGCATGGCGGTGCCGATCGTGATCCTCTTGGGTCTCGGTATCGGCGCGATCTTCCCGCTCAGCCTGATCCTGGCGATGGACCAGATCGACGACCCCGCGCGCTCGGGCGATCTGCTCGCCTTCGTGCAGGGCGGCGGCTACATCATCGCGAGCCTGTCGCCGCTCGGCGCCGGCCTGTTGCGCGACCACATGGCCGACTTGACACAGGCCTGGGTGCTGATGGGTGTCGGCGTCATCCTGCTGGGCGCAATGACGCTGGGCTTCCGGCCGGGCCTGCCCAAGCTGAGGTGA
- a CDS encoding CoA transferase subunit A, giving the protein MGKIYADVTSALEGLTFDGMTVMSGGFGLCGIPENLIAALRDSGVKGLTVISNNAGVDGFGLGQLLGTRQIAKMISSYVGENKEFERQYLAGELELEFNPQGTLAERIRAGGAGIPAFFTATGVGTLVAEGKEVRNFNGRDYVMETGLVADLSIVKAWKADERGNLVFRKTARNFNPMMATAGKVTVVEVEEIVPVGSLDPDHIHTPGVYVDRLVQTVSEKRIEQRTVRQRAAGAAAGSEV; this is encoded by the coding sequence ATGGGAAAGATCTACGCTGACGTCACGTCCGCGCTGGAGGGCCTGACCTTCGACGGCATGACGGTCATGTCCGGCGGCTTCGGCCTGTGCGGCATCCCCGAGAACCTGATCGCCGCCCTGCGCGACAGCGGCGTCAAGGGCCTGACGGTCATCTCCAACAACGCCGGCGTCGACGGCTTCGGCCTGGGACAACTGCTCGGCACCCGCCAGATCGCCAAGATGATCAGTTCTTACGTCGGTGAGAACAAGGAGTTCGAGCGCCAGTATCTGGCCGGCGAGTTGGAGCTGGAGTTCAACCCGCAAGGGACCCTGGCCGAGCGCATCCGCGCCGGCGGCGCGGGCATCCCCGCCTTCTTCACCGCCACCGGCGTCGGCACCCTGGTCGCCGAAGGCAAGGAAGTCCGCAACTTCAACGGCCGCGACTACGTCATGGAGACCGGCCTGGTCGCCGACCTGTCCATCGTCAAGGCGTGGAAGGCCGACGAGCGCGGCAACCTGGTGTTCCGCAAGACCGCCCGCAACTTCAACCCGATGATGGCCACGGCCGGCAAGGTCACGGTTGTCGAGGTCGAGGAGATCGTCCCCGTAGGTTCGCTGGATCCCGACCACATCCACACGCCGGGCGTCTACGTCGACCGCCTGGTCCAGACCGTGTCCGAAAAGCGCATCGAACAGCGCACCGTCCGTCAACGTGCCGCCGGCGCCGCCGCCGGATCGGAGGTCTGA
- a CDS encoding SAM-dependent methyltransferase, which translates to MNLTNVAIRQLQDAPFPDFVTRPAIDSLVTEARKRLDRDGPHDEAAFAREMAQRAIAEHTDAANQQHYELPPEFFQLCLGKRLKYSCCLYPTGRETLDQAEEAALAETCAHADLKDGQTILEMGCGWGSLSLWMAETYPNAKITAVSNSHGQRGHIEAQAAARGLTNLTVITQDMNAFDTEQRFDRIVSVEMFEHMANWRALLTKARRWLTPEGRMFIHVFTHRNAPYRFDHTDSGDFIAQHFFTGGVMPSHGLIRQFPDLFAVEQEWTWNGGHYAKTANDWLANMDRNAARIAVLMRETYGDDAKLWTRRWRRFYLATAGLFRNDEGRTWAVSHYRLKPA; encoded by the coding sequence ATGAACCTGACCAATGTCGCCATTCGCCAGCTTCAGGACGCGCCGTTCCCGGACTTCGTGACGCGTCCGGCGATCGACAGCCTGGTGACTGAGGCCAGAAAGCGTCTGGATCGCGACGGGCCGCATGACGAGGCGGCCTTTGCGCGTGAAATGGCCCAGCGCGCCATCGCCGAACATACGGACGCGGCGAACCAGCAGCATTACGAACTGCCGCCCGAGTTTTTCCAGCTGTGCCTGGGCAAGCGGTTGAAATACTCCTGCTGCCTCTATCCCACGGGCCGCGAGACGCTGGATCAGGCGGAAGAGGCGGCGCTGGCGGAGACCTGCGCCCACGCCGATCTGAAGGATGGTCAGACGATTCTGGAGATGGGCTGCGGCTGGGGCTCGCTGTCGCTGTGGATGGCCGAGACCTATCCGAACGCGAAGATCACGGCGGTGTCGAACAGCCATGGCCAGCGCGGCCATATTGAAGCGCAGGCGGCGGCGCGCGGTCTGACCAATCTGACGGTCATCACCCAGGACATGAACGCCTTCGACACCGAGCAGCGGTTCGACCGCATCGTCTCGGTCGAGATGTTCGAGCATATGGCCAACTGGCGCGCCCTGCTGACCAAGGCGAGACGCTGGCTGACGCCGGAGGGGCGCATGTTCATCCATGTCTTCACGCACCGCAACGCGCCCTATCGGTTCGACCATACCGACAGCGGCGACTTCATCGCCCAGCACTTCTTCACCGGCGGGGTCATGCCCAGCCACGGTTTGATCCGGCAGTTTCCCGACCTGTTCGCGGTCGAGCAGGAATGGACCTGGAACGGGGGGCACTATGCGAAGACCGCCAACGATTGGCTGGCGAACATGGACCGGAACGCCGCGCGGATCGCGGTGTTGATGCGTGAGACCTATGGCGACGACGCCAAACTTTGGACCCGTCGCTGGCGGCGGTTCTATCTGGCGACGGCCGGTCTGTTCAGAAACGACGAGGGCCGCACCTGGGCGGTCAGCCACTATCGACTGAAGCCGGCTTAA
- a CDS encoding 3-oxoacid CoA-transferase subunit B encodes MPRTREQLAERAAQELQDGFYVNLGIGIPTLVANYIPAGMTVTLQSENGMLGMGPFPYEGDEDPDLINAGKQTITEIPESSYFSSADSFAMIRGGHINLSILGAMEVAQNGDIANWMIPGKLVKGMGGAMDLVAGVKRVVVVMEHANKHGQSKVLKACTLPLTGTGVVSRIITDLATFDVKPEGAGLELIELADSVTLNEVAAKTEAAYSVSDELKTA; translated from the coding sequence ATGCCCCGCACCCGCGAACAACTCGCCGAACGCGCCGCCCAGGAACTGCAGGACGGCTTCTATGTGAACCTGGGCATCGGCATCCCGACCCTGGTCGCCAACTACATCCCCGCCGGCATGACCGTGACCCTGCAATCCGAGAACGGTATGCTGGGCATGGGGCCCTTCCCCTATGAGGGCGACGAGGATCCCGACCTGATCAACGCCGGCAAGCAGACGATCACCGAGATCCCGGAGTCGTCCTACTTCTCCAGCGCCGACAGCTTCGCCATGATCCGTGGCGGCCACATCAACCTGTCGATCCTGGGCGCGATGGAAGTGGCCCAGAACGGCGACATCGCCAACTGGATGATCCCCGGCAAGCTGGTGAAGGGCATGGGCGGCGCCATGGACCTGGTCGCGGGCGTCAAGCGCGTCGTCGTGGTCATGGAACACGCCAACAAGCACGGCCAGTCCAAGGTGCTGAAAGCCTGCACCCTGCCCTTGACCGGCACCGGAGTCGTCAGCCGCATCATCACCGACCTCGCCACCTTCGACGTCAAGCCCGAAGGCGCGGGCCTCGAGCTGATCGAACTGGCCGACAGCGTCACCCTCAACGAAGTCGCCGCCAAGACCGAGGCGGCCTATTCGGTTTCGGACGAGCTCAAGACGGCCTGA
- a CDS encoding glycosyltransferase, with amino-acid sequence MSTSVWAVVVTWNRRALLEQCLAHLIAQTRHCDGVVVVDNASDDGTAEMLADAWAGQAMVVRMPVNTGGAGGFNAGIRAAIEAGADRVWLMDDDVLAAPDALEALLAAEAGLADEGVVPAFLCSSVRSPEGHLTNTPEIDRRENALGYPAWGERLEQGMAPVRQATFVSVLVSRAAVMRHGLPLAPMFIWGDDTEYTLRLSREGPGYLVAASRVEHVRAAPGRLTIETEPDARRERLHRYLTRNVILAKRRHEGRRSALRYAASRLRLAGRLALGGRWRKAGVLVAGVMDGARFDPEVEHCRPS; translated from the coding sequence ATGAGCACATCGGTTTGGGCGGTGGTGGTTACGTGGAATCGGCGCGCCCTGCTGGAGCAATGTCTGGCGCATCTGATAGCCCAGACGCGGCATTGCGATGGGGTGGTGGTGGTCGACAACGCCAGCGACGACGGCACCGCCGAGATGCTGGCTGATGCCTGGGCGGGGCAGGCGATGGTGGTGCGGATGCCGGTGAACACCGGCGGGGCGGGCGGCTTCAACGCCGGAATCCGCGCGGCGATCGAGGCGGGGGCCGACCGGGTCTGGCTGATGGACGACGACGTATTGGCGGCGCCGGATGCGCTGGAGGCCTTGCTGGCGGCGGAAGCGGGGCTGGCGGACGAGGGCGTCGTTCCGGCCTTCCTGTGTTCCAGCGTCAGGTCGCCAGAGGGGCATCTGACCAATACGCCCGAGATCGACCGGAGGGAGAATGCGCTGGGCTATCCGGCTTGGGGCGAGCGGCTGGAGCAGGGGATGGCGCCGGTGCGGCAGGCGACGTTCGTGTCGGTCCTGGTCAGCCGGGCGGCGGTGATGCGGCACGGCCTGCCGCTGGCGCCCATGTTCATCTGGGGCGACGATACGGAATATACGCTGCGGCTGTCGCGCGAGGGGCCAGGCTATCTGGTCGCGGCCAGCCGGGTCGAGCATGTGCGCGCGGCGCCGGGACGGCTGACCATCGAGACAGAGCCCGATGCGCGGCGCGAACGGCTGCATCGCTATCTGACCCGCAACGTCATCCTGGCCAAGCGGCGGCACGAGGGGCGGCGCTCGGCGCTGCGCTATGCCGCCTCGCGGCTGAGGCTGGCAGGTCGGCTGGCGCTGGGCGGACGCTGGCGAAAGGCCGGGGTGCTGGTCGCCGGCGTGATGGACGGGGCGCGGTTCGATCCCGAGGTCGAGCATTGCAGGCCGTCCTGA
- a CDS encoding MarR family winged helix-turn-helix transcriptional regulator, whose translation MPDRASRAAAQWAVQRPDLDMLPMEVLGRLNEASQLVIRERQTPLFARYGLQHGEFDVLATLRRSGEREGLTPTALFEAAMMSSGGMTARIDRLEKAGWVERRPHPSDRRATLVRLTDKGFDLIETIMPSHQETAKEALSSLSREDQKTLNALLTRLIAGLNG comes from the coding sequence ATGCCCGATAGAGCTTCTCGCGCCGCCGCCCAATGGGCCGTTCAACGCCCCGACCTGGACATGCTGCCGATGGAAGTGCTGGGACGCCTGAACGAGGCGTCGCAACTGGTGATCCGCGAGCGCCAGACGCCGCTGTTCGCGCGCTATGGTTTGCAGCACGGCGAGTTCGACGTGCTGGCGACGCTGCGCCGATCGGGCGAACGCGAGGGCCTGACGCCGACCGCGCTGTTCGAGGCGGCGATGATGTCTTCCGGCGGCATGACCGCGCGGATCGACCGGCTGGAAAAGGCGGGCTGGGTCGAGCGGCGCCCGCATCCCAGCGACCGACGGGCGACCCTGGTCCGCCTGACGGACAAGGGTTTCGACCTGATCGAGACGATCATGCCCAGCCATCAGGAGACGGCCAAAGAGGCTTTGAGCAGCCTGTCGCGAGAGGATCAGAAAACGCTGAACGCCCTGCTGACCCGCTTGATCGCCGGCCTGAACGGCTAG
- the trmFO gene encoding methylenetetrahydrofolate--tRNA-(uracil(54)-C(5))-methyltransferase (FADH(2)-oxidizing) TrmFO, with protein sequence MSASPSPSPIHVIGGGLAGSEAAWQIAQAGVPVILHEMRGVPGVKTDAHHTDGLAELVCSNSFRSDDWQFNAVGLLHAEMRALDSVIMSCGDINQVPAGGALAVDRDAFSQAVTAKLTAHPLVTIVREEIAGLPPQEWDNVIVATGPLTSPALADAILKATGEESLSFFDAIAPIVHADSIDFDIAWRQSRYDKEGPGGDAAAYVNCPMDKAQYEAFIDALLSGPKAEFKDWEHVPYFDGCLPIEVMAERGRETLRHGPMKPVGLTNPRDPLVKAYAIVQLRQDNALGTLFNMVGFQTKLKHGAQAEIFRMIPGLQNAQFARLGGLHRNTYLNSPQLLDKQLRLKAMPRLRFAGQVTGVEGYVESAAMGLLTGRLAAAQALGRDLAPPPPETAIGALVEHITGGHLAGSKFQPMNINYGLLPPLEAPKVDEAGVKIPLKERGRAKKRLMSLRAMESLKAWRDAASAS encoded by the coding sequence ATGAGCGCTTCCCCCTCTCCTTCTCCCATCCACGTCATCGGTGGCGGCCTGGCCGGCTCCGAGGCCGCCTGGCAGATCGCCCAGGCCGGCGTGCCCGTCATCCTGCACGAGATGCGCGGCGTGCCCGGCGTCAAGACCGACGCCCACCACACCGATGGCCTGGCCGAGTTGGTCTGCTCCAACTCCTTCCGGTCGGACGACTGGCAGTTCAATGCGGTCGGCCTGTTGCACGCCGAGATGCGGGCGCTGGATTCGGTCATCATGTCCTGTGGCGACATCAACCAGGTGCCGGCCGGCGGCGCCCTGGCCGTGGACCGCGATGCCTTCTCCCAGGCGGTGACCGCCAAACTGACCGCCCACCCCTTGGTCACGATCGTGCGCGAAGAGATCGCCGGCCTGCCGCCGCAAGAGTGGGACAATGTCATCGTCGCCACCGGCCCCCTGACCTCCCCTGCCCTGGCCGACGCCATCCTGAAGGCGACGGGCGAAGAGTCCTTGAGCTTCTTCGACGCCATCGCCCCCATCGTTCACGCCGACTCGATCGACTTCGACATCGCCTGGCGTCAGTCGCGCTATGACAAGGAGGGTCCGGGCGGCGACGCCGCCGCCTACGTCAACTGCCCGATGGACAAGGCCCAGTACGAGGCCTTCATCGACGCCCTGCTGAGCGGTCCCAAGGCCGAGTTCAAGGATTGGGAGCACGTCCCCTATTTCGACGGCTGCCTGCCCATCGAGGTCATGGCCGAACGTGGTCGCGAGACCCTGCGGCACGGCCCGATGAAGCCGGTCGGACTGACCAATCCGCGCGACCCGCTGGTCAAGGCCTACGCCATCGTCCAACTGCGTCAGGACAATGCGCTGGGAACCCTGTTCAACATGGTCGGCTTCCAGACCAAGCTGAAGCACGGGGCGCAGGCCGAGATCTTCCGCATGATACCGGGGCTTCAGAACGCCCAGTTCGCGCGCCTGGGCGGTCTGCACCGCAACACTTATCTGAACAGTCCCCAACTGCTGGACAAACAGCTGCGGCTGAAGGCCATGCCGCGCCTGCGTTTCGCGGGTCAGGTGACGGGCGTCGAAGGCTATGTCGAGAGCGCGGCCATGGGCCTGCTGACCGGCCGACTCGCCGCCGCCCAGGCCTTGGGTCGCGACCTGGCCCCGCCGCCGCCCGAGACCGCCATCGGCGCCCTGGTCGAGCACATCACGGGCGGGCATCTGGCGGGATCGAAGTTCCAGCCGATGAACATCAACTACGGCCTGCTGCCACCACTGGAGGCGCCCAAGGTCGACGAGGCCGGCGTCAAGATCCCGCTGAAGGAACGCGGCCGGGCCAAAAAGCGCCTGATGAGCCTCCGGGCGATGGAAAGCCTGAAGGCCTGGCGCGACGCGGCTTCCGCTAGCTGA